One segment of Manihot esculenta cultivar AM560-2 chromosome 4, M.esculenta_v8, whole genome shotgun sequence DNA contains the following:
- the LOC110613504 gene encoding pumilio homolog 23 isoform X1: MVSVGLKALVSRRARSCNLVEDSLMGEKDKSHKHDKRKKKAKNASFAFDGDNSTKSVSGPGRVADGTFTRKKFSKHKNTSDPQPLVIRKQVDPETVTYFSEIANLFESSGIDLEERSIICANALEEARGKEFELATDYIISHTLQTLLEGCNVDHLCSFLQGCAKIFPLIAMDRSGSHVAETALKSLAMHLQDNEAYSTIEETLTMICKVIVSNPVDMMSNCYGSHVLRSLLCLCGGVPLDSPEFHGVKPSTILAERLNLRENREVGSDSVQHQQGFPSSLKVLVSEMLKCTREDIKTLLVDQYSSLVLQTALKLLAGKNQELMQIIPILLGCKEENLTEENFINMTAVGEIIELMKETAYSHLMEVILGVAPESLYDKMFSKVFRKSLFELSSHHCGNFVIQALVSHARNQEQMELIWEELGPKFRELLEMGKSGVIASLIAACQRLHIHEHKCCQALAAAVCLPNESPRCIVPRILFLERYFAFEDKSSWNWPSGIKMHVMGSLILQAVFRFQSELIQPFINSLISMEIDHVLQTAKDAGGARVIEAFLSSNASGKQKHRLIMKLRGHFGELAMHSSGSFTIEKCFTASNVSLREAIASDLLEVQTELSKTKQGPYLLRKLDIDRFANRPDQWKSMQASKQSTYKEFYAAFGSDETKPSRSDSFLADASKKTSQPKDIKQMRKEIDFHLASETQKNKKGRFSETGGTSKKAAESTHQIPFLSTDMKGKKRHRKDKPTEVSKKKLKI, translated from the exons AAAGCTTTAGTTTCGAGAAGGGCCAGAAGTTGTAATTTGGTGGAAGATAGCTTAATGGGCGAGAAGGATAAATCACATAAGCAtgataaaaggaaaaagaaggcCAAGAATGCAAGTTTTGCTTTTGATGGAGATAATTCCACCAAAAGTGTTTCCGGACCTGGAAGGGTAGCTGATGGAACTTTCACTCGTAAGAAGTTTTCCAAGCACAAAAATACATCAGACCCCCAACCATTGGTCATCAG GAAACAGGTTGATCCTGAAACGGTAACATACTTTTCAGAGATTGCAAATCTTTTTGAAAGTAGTGGGATTGACTTGGAGGAACGCTCAATTATTTGTGCTAATGCTCTTGAAGAAGCTCGAGGGAAAGAATTTGAACTGGCAACGGATTATATCATAAGCCATACTTTGCAAACTCTGCTTGAGGGCTGCAATGTAGACCACCTTTGCAGTTTCCTTCAGGGCTGTGCAAAGATTTTCCCTTTAATTGCAATGGATAGATCTGGTTCTCATGTTGCTGAGACAGCACTCAAGTCTTTAGCTATGCATCTTCAAGACAATGAGGCATATTCTACTATTGAAGAGACTCTAACTATGATATGCAAG GTGATTGTTTCCAATCCTGTTGATATGATGTCCAACTGTTATGGATCTCATGTTCTTCGAAGTCTTCTTTGTCTTTGTGGGGGAGTGCCATTAGATTCTCCCGAATTTCATGGAGTAAAGCCATCAACAATTTTGGCAGAGCGGCTTAACCTTAGGGAAAATCGGGAGGTTGGGAGTGACTCAGTACAACATCAGCAGGGGTTTCCCAGTTCATTGAAGGTTCTTGTCTCTGAAATGTTGAAATGCACCCGTGAAGACATTAAAACCCTGCTAGTTGACCAATACAGCAGTTTGGTTTTGCAG ACAGCTTTGAAGTTATTAGCTGGGAAAAATCAAGAGTTAATGCAAATTATTCCTATTTTGCTTGGATGCAAAGAAGAAAATTTAACAGAAGAGAACTTCATAAATATGACAGCAGTTGGTGAAATTATAGAATTGATGAAAGAAACTGCATACAGCCACTTAATGGAG GTGATTTTGGGAGTTGCCCCTGAAAGCTTGTATGACAAGATGTTCTCTAAAGTTTTCAGGAAATCATTATTTGAGCTTTCATCCCATCACTGTGGCAACTTTGTTATCCAAGCATTAGTTTCTCATGCAAGAAATCAAGAACAA ATGGAGCTGATTTGGGAGGAACTTGGTCCAAAATTTAGAGAGCTTCTTGAAATGGGGAAGTCAGGAGTTATTGCATCTCTTATTGCTGCATGCCAAAGGCTTCATATCCATGAACATAAG TGCTGTCAGGCCCTGGCTGCAGCTGTTTGTTTACCAAATGAGTCTCCAAGATGCATTGTTCCTCGGATACTATTTCTTGAGAGATACTTTGCCTTTGAGGACAAGTCTAGTTGGAACTGGCCAAGTGGTATTAAGATGCATGTCATGGGTTCACTAATTCTTCAGGCAGTTTTCAGATTTCAAAGT GAGCTCATTCAGCCTTTTATTAATAGTCTTATATCCATGGAAATTGACCATGTCCTTCAAACTGCAAAAGATGCTGGAGGAGCGCGTGTTATTGAAGCTTTTCTTAGTTCCAATGCCTCTGGGAAACAGAAGCATAGATTAATTATGAA GTTACGGGGACATTTTGGAGAGCTTGCAATGCATTCATCTGGTTCATTTACCATTGAGAAGTGCTTCACTGCCAGTAATGTCTCACTAAGAGAGGCCATAGCATCAGACTTGTTAGAAGTGCAAACTGAACTATCCAAGACAAAGCAAGGCCCTTATCTCTTAAGGAAACTAGATATTGACCG ATTTGCTAACCGGCCTGATCAGTGGAAGTCCATGcaagcatcaaaacaatcaaCTTACAAAGAATTTTATGCTGCATTCGGATCTGATGAAACCAAGCCATCAAGAAGTGACTCCTTCCTTGCTGATGCTTCCAAGAAGACATCACAACCAAAAGACATAAAGCAAATGAGAAAAGAGATTGATTTTCATCTGGCATCTGAAACTCAGAAAAACAAAAAGGGTCGTTTTTCTGAGACTGGTGGAACATCCAAGAAGGCAGCGGAAAGCACACACCAGATACCCTTCCTATCTACTGATATGAAGGGGAAGAAGCGACACAGAAAGGATAAACCAACAGAAGTTTCCAAGAAGAAATTGAAAATCTGA
- the LOC110613504 gene encoding pumilio homolog 23 isoform X2 produces MVSVGLKALVSRRARSCNLVEDSLMGEKDKSHKHDKRKKKAKNASFAFDGDNSTKSVSGPGRVADGTFTRKKFSKHKNTSDPQPLVIRKQVDPETVTYFSEIANLFESSGIDLEERSIICANALEEARGKEFELATDYIISHTLQTLLEGCNVDHLCSFLQGCAKIFPLIAMDRSGSHVAETALKSLAMHLQDNEAYSTIEETLTMICKVIVSNPVDMMSNCYGSHVLRSLLCLCGGVPLDSPEFHGVKPSTILAERLNLRENREVGSDSVQHQQGFPSSLKVLVSEMLKCTREDIKTLLVDQYSSLVLQTALKLLAGKNQELMQIIPILLGCKEENLTEENFINMTAVGEIIELMKETAYSHLMEVILGVAPESLYDKMFSKVFRKSLFELSSHHCGNFVIQALVSHARNQEQMELIWEELGPKFRELLEMGKSGVIASLIAACQRLHIHEHKELIQPFINSLISMEIDHVLQTAKDAGGARVIEAFLSSNASGKQKHRLIMKLRGHFGELAMHSSGSFTIEKCFTASNVSLREAIASDLLEVQTELSKTKQGPYLLRKLDIDRFANRPDQWKSMQASKQSTYKEFYAAFGSDETKPSRSDSFLADASKKTSQPKDIKQMRKEIDFHLASETQKNKKGRFSETGGTSKKAAESTHQIPFLSTDMKGKKRHRKDKPTEVSKKKLKI; encoded by the exons AAAGCTTTAGTTTCGAGAAGGGCCAGAAGTTGTAATTTGGTGGAAGATAGCTTAATGGGCGAGAAGGATAAATCACATAAGCAtgataaaaggaaaaagaaggcCAAGAATGCAAGTTTTGCTTTTGATGGAGATAATTCCACCAAAAGTGTTTCCGGACCTGGAAGGGTAGCTGATGGAACTTTCACTCGTAAGAAGTTTTCCAAGCACAAAAATACATCAGACCCCCAACCATTGGTCATCAG GAAACAGGTTGATCCTGAAACGGTAACATACTTTTCAGAGATTGCAAATCTTTTTGAAAGTAGTGGGATTGACTTGGAGGAACGCTCAATTATTTGTGCTAATGCTCTTGAAGAAGCTCGAGGGAAAGAATTTGAACTGGCAACGGATTATATCATAAGCCATACTTTGCAAACTCTGCTTGAGGGCTGCAATGTAGACCACCTTTGCAGTTTCCTTCAGGGCTGTGCAAAGATTTTCCCTTTAATTGCAATGGATAGATCTGGTTCTCATGTTGCTGAGACAGCACTCAAGTCTTTAGCTATGCATCTTCAAGACAATGAGGCATATTCTACTATTGAAGAGACTCTAACTATGATATGCAAG GTGATTGTTTCCAATCCTGTTGATATGATGTCCAACTGTTATGGATCTCATGTTCTTCGAAGTCTTCTTTGTCTTTGTGGGGGAGTGCCATTAGATTCTCCCGAATTTCATGGAGTAAAGCCATCAACAATTTTGGCAGAGCGGCTTAACCTTAGGGAAAATCGGGAGGTTGGGAGTGACTCAGTACAACATCAGCAGGGGTTTCCCAGTTCATTGAAGGTTCTTGTCTCTGAAATGTTGAAATGCACCCGTGAAGACATTAAAACCCTGCTAGTTGACCAATACAGCAGTTTGGTTTTGCAG ACAGCTTTGAAGTTATTAGCTGGGAAAAATCAAGAGTTAATGCAAATTATTCCTATTTTGCTTGGATGCAAAGAAGAAAATTTAACAGAAGAGAACTTCATAAATATGACAGCAGTTGGTGAAATTATAGAATTGATGAAAGAAACTGCATACAGCCACTTAATGGAG GTGATTTTGGGAGTTGCCCCTGAAAGCTTGTATGACAAGATGTTCTCTAAAGTTTTCAGGAAATCATTATTTGAGCTTTCATCCCATCACTGTGGCAACTTTGTTATCCAAGCATTAGTTTCTCATGCAAGAAATCAAGAACAA ATGGAGCTGATTTGGGAGGAACTTGGTCCAAAATTTAGAGAGCTTCTTGAAATGGGGAAGTCAGGAGTTATTGCATCTCTTATTGCTGCATGCCAAAGGCTTCATATCCATGAACATAAG GAGCTCATTCAGCCTTTTATTAATAGTCTTATATCCATGGAAATTGACCATGTCCTTCAAACTGCAAAAGATGCTGGAGGAGCGCGTGTTATTGAAGCTTTTCTTAGTTCCAATGCCTCTGGGAAACAGAAGCATAGATTAATTATGAA GTTACGGGGACATTTTGGAGAGCTTGCAATGCATTCATCTGGTTCATTTACCATTGAGAAGTGCTTCACTGCCAGTAATGTCTCACTAAGAGAGGCCATAGCATCAGACTTGTTAGAAGTGCAAACTGAACTATCCAAGACAAAGCAAGGCCCTTATCTCTTAAGGAAACTAGATATTGACCG ATTTGCTAACCGGCCTGATCAGTGGAAGTCCATGcaagcatcaaaacaatcaaCTTACAAAGAATTTTATGCTGCATTCGGATCTGATGAAACCAAGCCATCAAGAAGTGACTCCTTCCTTGCTGATGCTTCCAAGAAGACATCACAACCAAAAGACATAAAGCAAATGAGAAAAGAGATTGATTTTCATCTGGCATCTGAAACTCAGAAAAACAAAAAGGGTCGTTTTTCTGAGACTGGTGGAACATCCAAGAAGGCAGCGGAAAGCACACACCAGATACCCTTCCTATCTACTGATATGAAGGGGAAGAAGCGACACAGAAAGGATAAACCAACAGAAGTTTCCAAGAAGAAATTGAAAATCTGA